A DNA window from Pseudoalteromonas marina contains the following coding sequences:
- a CDS encoding EAL and HDOD domain-containing protein, producing MSVFVARQAIFNRRQKVVAYELLFRDSPKNFFPDIAEGQATARLIMENQLNLGTRHITSGKKALINIGPESLELDLCAFLPCQDVVIELLESIEPTDTNYELCRELFHSNFNLALDDFVYKPQWDRFLKLVKLIKFDITITPLNDIHPIIKKLKDHKQIKLLAEKIETQEEYEVAAGMGFDYFQGYFFAKPTMMKHNDIDYNYGLVVAIYAEIMSPNPDLTKIAALFELDAALAYKLLRLINSGVFPIQSKIASLKQALVYLGQERLKKFVSLIVTAHTAGKKPAELMQVCVVRARFCELIAKKVAKHQSGEAFLTGLFSLLDAILDQPMSLLVEKLPFQDDIKAALLEEKNTLYYILKVVKAYETGSWWALEQAVIFLNIQSDILPELYQKSVDWADSYKNNI from the coding sequence GTGTCTGTATTTGTTGCAAGGCAAGCAATTTTCAATCGGCGTCAAAAAGTAGTTGCTTACGAGCTACTTTTTAGGGACAGTCCTAAAAACTTTTTTCCTGATATAGCCGAAGGGCAGGCAACTGCAAGGCTTATTATGGAAAATCAACTTAATTTGGGCACACGCCATATCACCTCTGGTAAAAAAGCGCTCATCAACATTGGGCCTGAATCTTTAGAGCTTGACCTGTGTGCCTTTTTACCGTGCCAAGATGTTGTAATAGAGCTTCTTGAAAGTATAGAGCCCACTGATACAAATTACGAGTTATGCCGAGAGCTCTTTCATAGTAATTTTAATTTAGCCCTTGATGACTTTGTATATAAACCGCAATGGGATCGCTTTTTAAAGCTGGTTAAACTCATAAAATTTGATATAACCATAACCCCATTAAACGACATTCACCCTATTATAAAAAAGCTCAAAGATCACAAACAAATTAAATTACTCGCAGAAAAAATAGAAACTCAGGAAGAATACGAAGTTGCCGCTGGCATGGGCTTTGATTATTTTCAAGGTTACTTTTTTGCAAAACCCACCATGATGAAGCACAACGACATTGATTATAACTACGGGTTAGTTGTTGCAATATATGCTGAAATAATGAGCCCGAATCCAGATTTAACCAAAATAGCAGCGTTGTTTGAATTGGATGCCGCACTGGCTTATAAATTACTACGTTTAATTAACAGCGGCGTATTTCCCATACAAAGTAAAATAGCCTCCTTAAAGCAAGCGCTGGTTTATTTGGGTCAGGAGCGGTTAAAAAAGTTTGTTAGTTTAATTGTTACCGCTCACACCGCTGGTAAAAAGCCTGCAGAGTTAATGCAAGTGTGCGTCGTACGTGCCCGCTTTTGTGAATTGATTGCTAAAAAAGTGGCCAAGCATCAGTCAGGAGAGGCGTTTTTAACCGGCTTGTTTTCGCTTCTTGACGCTATATTAGATCAACCAATGAGCTTGCTTGTTGAAAAATTACCTTTTCAGGATGATATAAAAGCAGCCTTGCTCGAAGAAAAAAACACACTGTATTACATTTTAAAAGTTGTTAAAGCATACGAAACCGGCAGCTGGTGGGCACTCGAACAAGCTGTTATATTTTTAAACATACAAAGTGATATACTACCAGAGCTTTACCAGAAGTCGGTTGACTGGGCCGACAGCTATAAAAATAATATTTAA
- a CDS encoding DUF418 domain-containing protein, which produces MRNYNMDFIRGIAVLGLVFMNGYAFGFMEFGYVPLTTPPVSDTIIEYFNILFIEGRFRTLFSLLFGAGLYIQWQRFKSSAQIKSRLYWLIIFGLIHGFLLWAGDILFVYGVSGWFIIKYLDTDNPKLLQRGLEFTGLSAVVTFLVLFTIPDDQSFRDSAKFIELFSPHYSDYFNENLFINILMLITVPLMTMWMCVGIMLIGIYAYKEGIFNKGLSNQQLWVCALGVLIFCSIRLSTSTLTGGLGMSLQEISNMFAALCMAGLYIHVIVKFCNNSPQFGKLIQQAGRMAFTLYISQTFMQLLIYRVLFPEWILSFNRIDYWLVAASLVAVQLLFTLFYSRYFKQGPLEVLWRKLTDIKSAA; this is translated from the coding sequence ATGCGTAATTATAATATGGACTTTATTCGCGGCATTGCCGTGCTTGGCTTAGTGTTTATGAATGGCTATGCCTTTGGTTTTATGGAATTTGGTTATGTGCCTTTAACTACCCCCCCTGTAAGCGACACCATCATTGAATATTTTAATATACTGTTTATAGAAGGCCGATTTAGAACGCTGTTTAGCTTACTTTTTGGCGCAGGTTTGTATATTCAATGGCAGCGCTTTAAATCATCTGCGCAAATAAAAAGTAGATTATATTGGCTCATAATTTTTGGTCTAATACATGGCTTTTTACTTTGGGCTGGTGATATTTTGTTTGTTTATGGAGTGTCTGGCTGGTTTATTATTAAATATCTAGACACCGACAACCCAAAGCTATTGCAAAGAGGGCTCGAGTTTACTGGGCTCTCGGCGGTGGTTACGTTTTTAGTGTTGTTCACTATTCCTGACGATCAGAGCTTTCGTGATTCTGCCAAGTTTATTGAGTTATTTAGCCCTCATTACAGTGATTACTTTAATGAAAATCTTTTTATAAATATCCTTATGCTAATCACAGTGCCGCTAATGACGATGTGGATGTGCGTTGGCATCATGCTAATTGGCATTTACGCGTATAAAGAGGGAATATTTAACAAAGGTCTATCAAATCAGCAGTTGTGGGTGTGTGCCTTAGGTGTACTTATATTTTGTAGTATACGACTAAGCACATCAACGCTTACTGGTGGTTTGGGTATGAGTTTACAAGAAATTTCTAACATGTTCGCTGCTCTGTGTATGGCTGGGCTTTATATTCATGTAATTGTTAAGTTTTGTAATAATAGCCCACAGTTTGGCAAACTAATACAGCAGGCGGGTCGCATGGCATTCACACTGTATATAAGCCAAACCTTTATGCAATTACTTATTTATAGAGTGTTATTTCCAGAGTGGATACTTAGCTTTAATAGAATAGATTACTGGTTAGTTGCTGCCAGCTTAGTTGCTGTGCAGTTATTATTTACGTTATTTTATAGTCGTTATTTTAAACAAGGGCCGCTTGAAGTGCTGTGGCGCAAATTAACCGACATTAAATCGGCGGCATAA
- the rluF gene encoding 23S rRNA pseudouridine(2604) synthase RluF, producing the protein MTELKRLNKFISETGFCSRREADKYIEQGRVSVNGNAPEMGVKVAATDVVLVDGKPLKTPPKRVYIAYNKPVGITCTTERKIQSNIVKAVNYPDRIFPIGRLDRPSEGLIFLTNEGDIVNKILRAGNNHEKEYVVTVDKPLNRQFVSKMANGIPILDTVTKKCKVTQTAPKEFKIILTQGLNRQIRRMCEYLGYEVVTLKRTRIMNVTLKGLKVGQWRHLSDVEMAQINDSIADSGKTQEHSLDTNKQVDKNAAISPKRDFQGENPRRNKQKERGDEQKNNRTNAPYQKRSTTYVGKPKTAKANSASSNKAGARTKLSLKK; encoded by the coding sequence ATGACCGAATTAAAACGTTTAAATAAATTTATTAGTGAAACAGGTTTTTGTTCACGCCGTGAAGCCGATAAATATATTGAGCAAGGTCGTGTGTCAGTTAATGGTAATGCGCCAGAAATGGGCGTGAAGGTTGCAGCAACCGACGTAGTATTGGTCGATGGCAAACCATTAAAAACACCACCTAAACGCGTTTATATTGCCTACAATAAACCGGTGGGTATAACGTGTACAACCGAACGTAAAATCCAAAGCAATATTGTCAAAGCGGTTAATTACCCCGATCGTATATTTCCAATTGGGCGCCTAGATAGACCTTCTGAAGGGTTAATATTTTTAACTAACGAAGGCGACATTGTTAATAAAATTTTGCGTGCGGGTAATAACCACGAAAAAGAATACGTAGTCACCGTGGACAAGCCCCTTAACCGCCAATTTGTATCTAAAATGGCCAACGGCATTCCTATTTTAGATACTGTTACCAAAAAGTGTAAGGTTACACAAACAGCCCCTAAAGAATTTAAGATCATTTTAACTCAGGGGTTAAATCGCCAAATCCGCCGAATGTGTGAGTATTTAGGTTACGAGGTGGTGACTTTAAAGCGCACTCGTATTATGAATGTAACATTAAAAGGGTTAAAAGTGGGTCAATGGCGTCATTTATCCGATGTTGAAATGGCGCAAATAAACGACTCAATTGCTGACTCAGGCAAAACCCAAGAGCACTCGTTAGATACTAACAAGCAAGTTGATAAAAATGCGGCTATATCACCTAAGCGCGACTTTCAGGGTGAAAACCCTCGTCGTAATAAGCAAAAAGAGCGAGGCGATGAGCAAAAAAATAATCGAACTAATGCACCTTATCAAAAGCGATCTACAACCTATGTTGGTAAACCAAAAACGGCAAAAGCAAATAGTGCATCTAGCAATAAAGCAGGCGCTCGCACTAAGCTAAGTTTAAAAAAATAA
- a CDS encoding efflux RND transporter permease subunit, producing MSFAQFSIKKKVISWMFALLLLIGGSVSYFDLGQLEDPEFTLKQAMVITMYPGASPQQVEEEVTFPLENAIQQLPYVDHVTSISSNGKSQIAVEMKSTYRKEQLRQIWDEMRRKINDLSPSLPSGVYPSTILDDFGDVYGVLYSVVGDGYSYDELKDYTDYLKRELVLVKGVSKVTIAGEQQPQVMVEISTRKLAQLGIAPSHIFALLQSQNTVSNAGKIRVGDESIRFHPTGEFKDVKELETLLISKPGASELIYLGDVAEVFREYAEVPTNVIRYNSEQALLIGVSFMNGVNVVDVGKRIDAHLAELEYQRPHGIDVNAVYNQPKEVETSVDGFIVSLLEAIAIVIVVLLIFMGLKSGILIGGILLLTVLGTFIFMKLFAIDLQRISLGALIIALGMLVDNAIVVTEGILINLKRGQTKLKAAVNIVEQTKWPLLGATIIGITAFAPIGLSSDATGEFAGSLFWVLFISLLLSWITAITLTPFFANLMFSENEFKKDKNTEDDSDSDPYQGFIFTGYKALLDLAMHYRKSTIILMVVLLCSAVVGFGSVKQSFFPASNTPMFYVDYWQQQGSDIRATLDGIKKLENYLQKEELVEEVTSTTGQGAPRFMLTYAPQKSYSSYGQLIIRVKDREAVAVVMQKVRDYSQNTPLSAQLKIKPMEIGPSTDAKIEARFTGPDPVILRKLAAEAEKLMAQDDGAFNIRNDWRARTKMIRPQFNEQKARRLGISKSDLDDVLLTSLSGKQVGVYRDGTQLLPIIARSPANERLNVDSVHDLQIYSPVLGVFVPVTQVVDEFIVEWEDSLIMRRDRKRTITVMADQNVLGDETAAKLFARVRGPVESIELPHGYSLEWGGEYESSSKAQKAIFGSLPLGYLAMFAITVLLFNSLKQPLVIWATVPLAIIGVSAGLLAMNAPFSFMGLLGLLSLSGMLIKNGIVLVDQINLELKAGSSPYQAVFDSGVSRVRPVAMAAITTILGMIPLLFDVFFQSMAVTIMFGLGFATILTLIVVPVLYTMIFRIEYQPRK from the coding sequence ATGAGCTTTGCACAATTTTCTATAAAGAAAAAAGTAATTAGTTGGATGTTTGCCCTGCTGCTTTTAATTGGTGGTAGCGTATCGTATTTTGATTTAGGTCAGTTAGAAGACCCTGAATTTACACTTAAACAGGCCATGGTTATTACCATGTACCCTGGCGCATCACCGCAGCAAGTCGAGGAAGAAGTTACTTTTCCACTCGAAAATGCAATTCAACAGTTACCCTATGTTGACCACGTGACTTCTATTTCATCCAACGGGAAGTCGCAAATTGCCGTGGAAATGAAGAGCACTTATCGAAAAGAGCAACTTCGCCAAATTTGGGATGAAATGCGTCGTAAAATAAACGATCTTTCTCCGTCTTTACCCAGTGGTGTTTACCCAAGTACAATTTTAGATGACTTTGGCGATGTATATGGTGTTTTATATTCTGTTGTAGGTGACGGCTATTCTTACGATGAACTAAAAGACTACACCGACTATTTAAAGCGTGAACTGGTATTAGTTAAAGGAGTAAGCAAGGTAACGATTGCAGGTGAGCAACAGCCGCAAGTAATGGTAGAGATATCTACCCGTAAATTAGCCCAACTTGGTATTGCACCTAGCCATATATTTGCTTTGTTACAATCTCAAAACACGGTGTCTAACGCAGGTAAGATTAGAGTGGGCGATGAGTCGATTCGTTTTCATCCTACCGGCGAATTTAAAGATGTTAAAGAGCTTGAAACTCTGCTGATTTCTAAACCTGGTGCGAGCGAGCTTATTTATTTAGGTGATGTTGCCGAAGTATTTAGAGAGTACGCTGAAGTACCCACTAATGTAATTAGATATAACTCTGAGCAAGCGCTATTAATTGGCGTATCGTTTATGAATGGCGTTAATGTGGTTGATGTAGGTAAACGTATTGATGCTCACTTAGCAGAACTTGAGTACCAGCGCCCGCATGGTATTGACGTGAATGCTGTATACAACCAACCAAAAGAAGTAGAAACCTCGGTAGACGGTTTTATTGTTAGCCTGCTAGAAGCCATTGCGATAGTAATTGTGGTACTCCTTATTTTTATGGGCCTTAAAAGCGGTATTTTAATAGGCGGTATTTTATTACTAACGGTTTTAGGCACCTTTATTTTTATGAAGTTGTTTGCCATAGACTTACAACGTATATCGTTAGGTGCGCTTATTATAGCCCTTGGTATGCTGGTAGATAACGCCATAGTGGTTACCGAAGGAATTTTAATTAACCTAAAACGTGGCCAAACCAAACTCAAAGCCGCAGTTAACATTGTGGAGCAAACTAAATGGCCATTGTTAGGTGCAACTATTATTGGTATTACTGCGTTTGCGCCAATTGGTTTAAGCTCTGACGCAACCGGTGAGTTTGCGGGCAGCTTGTTTTGGGTGTTGTTTATATCGCTGTTACTTAGCTGGATAACCGCCATTACTTTAACTCCATTTTTTGCAAACCTTATGTTTTCAGAAAATGAATTTAAAAAAGATAAAAACACCGAAGACGATTCAGATAGCGACCCATACCAAGGGTTTATTTTTACAGGCTATAAAGCGCTATTAGATTTAGCAATGCACTATCGTAAGTCAACAATAATCCTCATGGTTGTATTACTGTGCAGTGCCGTAGTGGGGTTTGGTTCGGTTAAGCAGTCGTTTTTCCCTGCCTCAAACACACCTATGTTTTACGTAGATTACTGGCAACAACAAGGTTCGGATATTCGTGCCACACTAGATGGCATAAAGAAGCTTGAAAACTATTTGCAAAAAGAAGAACTTGTAGAAGAAGTAACAAGTACAACCGGGCAAGGTGCGCCGCGCTTTATGCTTACTTATGCGCCTCAAAAGTCTTACTCGTCGTATGGACAACTTATTATAAGAGTAAAAGACCGCGAAGCAGTTGCGGTTGTTATGCAAAAGGTCCGTGATTATTCTCAAAATACACCGTTATCAGCTCAACTAAAAATAAAGCCTATGGAGATTGGGCCTTCTACTGATGCAAAAATAGAAGCCCGCTTTACAGGACCTGACCCTGTCATTCTTAGAAAACTCGCAGCTGAAGCTGAAAAGCTTATGGCTCAAGATGACGGCGCATTTAATATTCGTAATGATTGGCGTGCGCGAACCAAAATGATTCGTCCACAGTTTAACGAGCAAAAGGCACGACGCTTAGGCATAAGTAAATCAGATTTGGATGATGTGCTGCTTACAAGCTTGTCGGGTAAACAGGTGGGTGTATACCGTGATGGTACTCAATTACTGCCAATTATTGCGCGCTCCCCTGCTAATGAGCGTCTTAATGTAGATAGCGTTCATGATTTACAAATATACAGCCCTGTTTTAGGTGTATTTGTACCAGTAACTCAAGTGGTAGATGAGTTTATTGTTGAATGGGAAGACAGCCTAATAATGCGTCGCGATAGAAAGCGAACAATAACGGTAATGGCCGACCAAAATGTGCTAGGAGATGAAACAGCCGCTAAATTGTTTGCCCGAGTGCGAGGCCCTGTTGAATCTATAGAGCTACCTCATGGGTACTCATTAGAATGGGGCGGCGAATATGAATCTTCAAGCAAAGCTCAAAAAGCTATATTTGGGTCTTTGCCGCTTGGCTACTTAGCTATGTTTGCTATTACGGTTTTACTGTTTAACTCATTAAAGCAGCCTCTTGTAATTTGGGCCACAGTTCCACTGGCAATTATTGGTGTAAGTGCCGGTTTGTTAGCAATGAACGCGCCGTTTAGTTTTATGGGCCTACTTGGGTTATTAAGCTTAAGTGGTATGCTCATTAAAAATGGCATTGTATTAGTCGACCAAATAAACCTTGAGCTAAAAGCGGGCAGCTCACCTTACCAAGCGGTTTTTGATTCTGGGGTGAGCCGTGTGCGGCCTGTAGCAATGGCTGCAATCACTACAATACTCGGTATGATCCCTTTGCTGTTTGATGTGTTCTTTCAATCTATGGCGGTCACAATTATGTTTGGTTTAGGCTTTGCGACCATACTTACATTAATAGTAGTGCCTGTTTTATATACTATGATTTTTAGAATTGAATACCAACCACGTAAATAA
- a CDS encoding efflux RND transporter periplasmic adaptor subunit yields the protein MKLFRLCLLTTTLLSLIACSEPEQQVKEEPIRPVKLFNIGHDSQINIRSFPAEVVANQGSYLAFRVNGELIEFPVLAGEHVEKGDLLAKLDPEDFQLQFDERKARYELAKSQLSRIEQLFEKKITSQSELDQATANMQIAESAFKIAETNLEYSELRAPFAGTVAKVFVKNFENIQAKQNILRLETRDLMDVEIQVPEKIVARFKKGTDYHPTVKFDGFEDKEYSLDIKEWDTQADPATLTYKVVFSLPVPDDFNLLAGMTGRVLIDLSKVTRSQVAYTILPIESVFSDPQEAIKNNAYVWLYDENTGQVHKQAVEVGQLHHDGIEVLSGIKEGQIVVSAGVHSIEEGMKVRPWNKERGL from the coding sequence ATGAAACTCTTTCGTCTATGTTTACTAACAACGACCCTACTTAGCTTAATTGCCTGTTCTGAGCCAGAACAACAAGTTAAAGAAGAGCCCATCCGCCCTGTTAAGCTGTTCAATATTGGCCATGACTCTCAAATCAATATTCGTAGTTTCCCTGCTGAGGTGGTTGCAAACCAAGGATCTTACCTTGCATTTAGGGTAAACGGAGAACTTATAGAGTTTCCGGTTCTTGCTGGTGAACACGTTGAAAAAGGCGATTTACTAGCCAAATTAGACCCTGAAGATTTTCAACTCCAGTTTGATGAACGTAAAGCACGTTACGAACTAGCAAAATCGCAACTGAGCCGAATTGAACAATTATTCGAGAAAAAAATTACCAGCCAATCTGAGCTCGACCAAGCAACCGCCAATATGCAAATTGCTGAGTCGGCATTTAAAATTGCTGAAACCAACCTAGAGTACAGTGAATTGCGAGCCCCTTTTGCAGGCACTGTTGCCAAAGTGTTTGTAAAGAATTTTGAAAATATTCAAGCTAAACAAAATATTTTGCGCCTAGAAACGCGCGATTTAATGGATGTAGAAATTCAGGTTCCTGAAAAAATAGTGGCACGATTCAAAAAAGGCACTGATTACCACCCTACTGTTAAATTTGATGGCTTTGAAGATAAAGAATACTCGCTCGATATTAAAGAATGGGACACCCAAGCCGACCCAGCAACACTCACTTATAAAGTGGTGTTTTCGTTACCCGTGCCTGATGACTTTAACTTACTAGCAGGTATGACTGGCCGCGTTTTAATTGATTTAAGTAAAGTAACACGTTCGCAGGTTGCTTACACAATACTCCCTATTGAATCGGTTTTTTCTGATCCACAAGAAGCAATTAAAAATAATGCCTATGTTTGGCTTTATGATGAAAATACCGGCCAAGTCCATAAGCAAGCTGTTGAAGTTGGCCAATTACACCATGATGGCATAGAGGTACTTAGCGGTATAAAAGAGGGCCAAATTGTGGTGTCTGCGGGTGTTCACTCGATTGAAGAAGGCATGAAAGTTCGTCCATGGAATAAAGAGCGAGGCTTATAA
- a CDS encoding LysR family transcriptional regulator, with protein sequence MKLNQLVILDAIVQSASLSGAAQKLHKTQPALTLAIKNLEAQIGFELLDRTKYRLQLTEKGRIFHREAQQLLHANDELAKLAEELSLGNEPQYQICYEQLCHKQSYNKIISNTFRQFTSTEFCITSGKRFVSLEQVNSGQAELGIGPWFDLFHATGDLESVPIGKLDIGIVSAKGLLPQQLTYTQLQTYPCLAMFESDLSIDSDRLSYSKGSAMMKIDDVATLKSFLLSGAGWAMMSLEHCKPEIKAGLLQEIHITDREHKFSAQIRAFRQHAIHHGPVARTVWEQFKQLSKAYADKNGY encoded by the coding sequence ATGAAGCTGAATCAATTAGTAATATTAGATGCCATAGTGCAAAGCGCAAGTTTGAGCGGTGCTGCACAAAAGCTTCATAAAACACAGCCCGCGCTAACGTTGGCTATAAAAAACTTAGAAGCGCAAATAGGCTTTGAGCTGCTAGATAGAACTAAGTACCGGTTACAGCTTACTGAAAAAGGACGTATTTTTCATCGTGAGGCACAACAGTTACTACATGCAAATGACGAGCTTGCCAAACTCGCAGAAGAACTTTCGTTAGGAAATGAACCCCAATATCAAATTTGTTACGAACAGCTCTGCCATAAACAAAGTTATAACAAGATCATAAGTAATACTTTTAGGCAGTTTACGAGCACAGAGTTTTGTATTACCAGTGGCAAACGGTTTGTATCATTAGAACAAGTTAATAGTGGGCAAGCAGAGTTAGGTATTGGCCCCTGGTTTGATTTATTTCATGCTACAGGTGACTTAGAAAGCGTGCCCATAGGTAAGCTCGACATTGGTATAGTAAGTGCTAAAGGGCTATTACCCCAACAGTTAACATACACACAATTACAAACCTATCCGTGTTTAGCTATGTTTGAAAGCGATTTAAGTATAGACAGCGATAGGCTATCTTACTCTAAAGGTTCTGCAATGATGAAAATAGACGACGTAGCAACTTTAAAGTCGTTTTTACTTTCAGGGGCCGGATGGGCAATGATGAGCCTAGAGCATTGCAAACCTGAAATAAAAGCAGGCTTATTACAAGAAATCCATATTACAGACCGCGAACATAAATTTAGCGCACAAATAAGAGCGTTTAGGCAGCATGCTATTCATCATGGCCCTGTGGCACGCACTGTATGGGAGCAATTTAAACAACTAAGTAAGGCTTACGCTGATAAAAATGGATATTGA